In Thermoanaerobaculia bacterium, the genomic window CCTGCGCCGCGAGGGGATGGAGATCGATCTCGGGGGCGTCGGCAAGGAATACGCGGTCGACCGGGCGGCCGACATCCTGCGCCGGGCCGGCGTCCGCGCCGGCACCGTCGACTTCGCGGGGGACGTGAGCACCGTCGGGAGCCGCCTCGACGGACGGCCCTGGTCGGTCGCCGTGCGCGACCCCCGGGATCCGGGAAGCGCGCGATTCACCGTGCGGGTCGTGGGCGACGCGGGGGTCGCGACGTCGGGAGACTACGAGCGAGGCTTCGTCCGGGACGGCGTCCGCTATCACCACATCCTCGATGCGACGACCGGATGGCCGGCGCGGGGAGCGGCCTCGGTGACCGTCGTCGCGCGCTCGACCTTCGACGCGGGCCGGCACGCGACCGCCGCCTTCCTGCTCGGCCCTGAGGCGGGCGTCGAACTCCTGGAGCGCGCTTCCGGCGTCGAAGGAGCGGTCATCACCGAGGAGGGCGAAGTCCTCGCGACCCGCGGGATGGCGCACCTCTCCGACCTTCCCGGCAGCGCGTACTCGGCCTGCCCTGCGCTCTGAGATTCCCGCGGGTCCGATCGGATTCCTCTTGCATTTATTCTCCTTTCATCTCACCTTCTCCAGACTCGAGCCATGTGCGGCATCGCGGGATGGATCGACGACGAGCCGATCGACGGCGAGATCCTCCGGAGGATGACGCGGACGCTCGCCCATCGCGGGCCCGACGGCGAAGGCGTCGCGCTCTTCGCCGGCGGCACGGCCGGTTTCGGCCATCGCCGCCTGGCGATCCTCGATCTGGCGGAAACCGGCGACCAGCCGCTCGAGCTCCAGGGACACCACCTCGTCGAAAACGGAGAGATCTACAACTTCCGGGAGCTCCGCCGCGCGGATCGCCGTCCCGACCTCCCCTACCGGGGGACGGGCGACGCCGAAGTGCTCCTCCACGCGCTCGTCGCCCGCGGGCGCGCGGCGCTCGATTCGCTCGAAGGGATGTTCGCGTTCGCCTACTTCGACCCGCGCGACCGGTCGCTCCTCCTCGCCCGCGACCGGATCGGGATCAAGCCCCTCTACTATTTCGAGAAGGGAAGCACGTTCCTCTTCGCCTCGGAACCGAAAGCGCTCCTCGTGCACCCGGAGGTCTCGGCCGAGGTCGATCCCGAAGCGCTCGGCGATTACCTCTCCTACGGCTACGTGCCGTTCGACCGCGGAATCTTCCGCGGCGTCCGGAAGCTCCCCGCCGGCCATGCGCTCCTCCGGGTGGACGGCAGGACGACGGTCTTCCCCTACTGGGAACCCGAGCCGGTCGTGCTCGGAGCGGACGCTCCGGAGGAGCTTCGCGCGGTGCTCCGCCGCGCCGTGACCTCGCACACGGTGTCCGACGTCCCCGTCGGCGCGTTCCTGTCGGGCGGCCTCGACTCGAGCAGCGTCACGGCGCTGCTCCAGGAGGCTTCGTCCGAGCCGGTTTCGACCTTCACGGTCGCCTACCGCGGCGGCGGGCAGGAGGACATGCGCTACGCGGAGATCGCGGCCCGTCGCTTCGGCACGCGACACGAGGCGCAGGAGCTCACGCTCGGGGACATCGGAGAGGAGATCGACGGGGTCCTCGGCTCGTTCGACGAGCCGGTCAGCGACGCGACGTCGCTCGCGGTCTTCCATCTCTCCCGGCTCGCGCGATCGCGCGCGAAGGTCGTCCTTTCGGGAGACGGCGGCGACGAGATCTTCGGGGGCTACGGCTGGCACGAGAGCTCGCTCGCCTACGACGTCCGGCGTCGGCAGGTCGCCGGGCTGCTTCCGCTCTTCGGCTGGGCCGACCGCCGCCTCCTCGCGCCGCTGCGGGGGAGCGTCTGGGCCGCGCGCGCCGAGGG contains:
- a CDS encoding FAD:protein FMN transferase; amino-acid sequence: MTPSLSLAAYTLRFPLMGGSASVEFVADSGDAEAERVARAVETEARRIETKFSRYREASVVSEINRNAGRTPVAVDEETDMLVGSALALARSTGGRFDPTVGPLRRAWDFRSGRVPTPEEIGALLPLVDAGAVSLRNRTVFLRREGMEIDLGGVGKEYAVDRAADILRRAGVRAGTVDFAGDVSTVGSRLDGRPWSVAVRDPRDPGSARFTVRVVGDAGVATSGDYERGFVRDGVRYHHILDATTGWPARGAASVTVVARSTFDAGRHATAAFLLGPEAGVELLERASGVEGAVITEEGEVLATRGMAHLSDLPGSAYSACPAL
- the asnB gene encoding asparagine synthase (glutamine-hydrolyzing) yields the protein MCGIAGWIDDEPIDGEILRRMTRTLAHRGPDGEGVALFAGGTAGFGHRRLAILDLAETGDQPLELQGHHLVENGEIYNFRELRRADRRPDLPYRGTGDAEVLLHALVARGRAALDSLEGMFAFAYFDPRDRSLLLARDRIGIKPLYYFEKGSTFLFASEPKALLVHPEVSAEVDPEALGDYLSYGYVPFDRGIFRGVRKLPAGHALLRVDGRTTVFPYWEPEPVVLGADAPEELRAVLRRAVTSHTVSDVPVGAFLSGGLDSSSVTALLQEASSEPVSTFTVAYRGGGQEDMRYAEIAARRFGTRHEAQELTLGDIGEEIDGVLGSFDEPVSDATSLAVFHLSRLARSRAKVVLSGDGGDEIFGGYGWHESSLAYDVRRRQVAGLLPLFGWADRRLLAPLRGSVWAARAEGLRKFVSADAVDRYFALRGFFTREERRAMFDRSLVADDPAWLFRRFYREDLPPAARLCHIDLKTYLPDNNLALVDRASMAHGLEVRVPLLDRRVVEFALSLADEQLVRPGATKILFRRAIAPWLPQEILDRPKYGFSPPFKQWVAADNGRPALDRLRRGALARAGIVDVRGLERRIARGMSKRWNKLWLLVVLEQWYSRWIAGAQAERAAALA